The nucleotide window GCCCCCGCCCGCACCCTCAGCAGCCAGCTGGCCGAGCGCTTTGCCGAACGCATCCGCGACCGCCTGCTGGCGCCGGGCACGCGCCTGCCCAGCGTGCGCCAGTGCGCGGCCCAGCACGAGGTGAGCCCCTCCACCGTGGTCGCCGCCTACGACCAGCTGCTGGCGCAGGGGCTGGTGGACGCGCGCCGCCACCGCGGCTTCTATGTGCGAGATTGGGCAAGAAAACCGCCCTCCGCGCTTGCCGGATCAGCGCGGGCAGCTATTGATTCCGCAGCGTCCACCGACCCCGCCGAGGCGCGCCGCCGCAACGCCCCCATCAGCGCGGCCACGCTGATGCGCGGCATGTTCCACAGCGACAGCCGGCGCCCGCAGCCCGGCATGGGCGTGCTGCCGCCGGATTGGCTAGACAACGACTTCATGGCCAGCGCGCTGCGCCGCACCACCGCCGGCAAGGGCCTGCACGACGCCACAGTGCGCTACGGCGACCCGCAGGGCGACGCCGAACTGCGCCGCGTGCTGGCCGAGCGGCTGGCCAGCCAGGGCATCGGCGCGGCGCCGGCGCAGATCATCACCACCATCGGCGCCACGCAGGCGCTCGACATCGTCAGCCGCACGCTGCTCAAACCCGGCGACACCGTGATGGTGGAAGACCCCGGCTGGTCGGTCGAATTCGCCCGCCTGGGCGCCCTGGGCATGCGCATGCTGCCGGTGCCGCGCGGCGCCGATGGGCCCGACTTGGCGGTGATGGCGCGCTATTGCGAAGCCCACGCCGGCAGCACGGAAGCGCCGCGCCTGTTCGTCAGCGTGAGCGTGCTGCACAACCCCACGGGCTACTCACTCAGCCCGGCCAGCGCGCATCGGCTGCTGCAGCTGGCGCAGCGGCACGACTTTCACATCGTCGAGGACGACACCTACCACCACCTGGCGCCCGAGCACGCCACGCGGCTGGCGCAGCTGGACGGCTTGCAGCGCACCGTGTACGTGAGCGGCTTCGCCAAGATTCTGGCGCCGGCCTGGCGCGTGGGTTTTCTGGCCGCGCCGCCGGGGCTGGTCGAGCCGCTGCTGGACACGAAGCTGCTGGCCACGCTGACCACGCCCAGCCTACTGGAGCGCGCGCTGGCGCAGTGCATCGAGCAGGGCCAGCTGCGCCGCCATGCCGAGCGCGTGCGCACCCGGCTGGACGCCGCCCGCAGCCGCAGCGTGCGCCTGGCGCAGGCGGCGGGCTGCACCTTCGTCGCCGAGCCGGCCGGCCTGTTCGGCTGGATCGACACCGGCGTCGACACCGACCAGCTGGCGCTGCGCCTGCTCGACGAGGGCTACATGATCGCGCCCGGCGCGCTGTTCCACGCCAACCGCGCGCCCAGCACGCGCATGCGCATCAACTTCGCCACCACGCAAGAGGCGGCGTTCTGGCAAGCATTCGAGCGCGTGCGGGATGCGTTGGGGCGGGGTTGACTGAGCGCCAATGACGATTGGCGCGTGGCTGAGGACTTCAGTCCACCGCGTGGCAGCCGCCATCCACATAGATCGTCTGCCCCGTCATGCCCGAGGCCGCGTCCATGCACAGAAAGGTGCTCAGGTGCGCGATCTCGTCGAGCTGCACCAGGCGGCCCAGCGGCGCCTTGTGCTCAGCGCTGGCCATCAGCTGGTCGAAGTCCTGGATGCCCGACGCGGCCCGCGTGAGGATCGGCCCCGGCGACACCGCGTGCACGCGCACGCCCTGGCGGCCCAGCTCCATCGCCATGTAGCGCACCAATGATTCCAGCGCGGCCTTGACCGGGCCCATCAGGCCGTAGTGCGGCACCGCCTCCTGCGCGCCCAGATAGCTCATGGTAATCAAGCTGCCGCCCGCCGTCATGTGCGGCGTGACCACGCGCGCCAGGTGCGCAAACGAATGGCAAGACACGCGCATGGCGCGCGCAAAGCCCTCGCCGCTGCTGTCGACCACCGGGCCGTGCAGATCGGCCAGCGGCGCCCAGGCGATGGAATGGATGACGAAGTCGATGCGGCCCAGGCGCTGCACCGCCTCGGCCACCAGCGCCTCCAGTGCGCCGGGCTGCTCCACGTCGCAGTTGATCAGCGGCATGTGCGCCGCGTCGGTGAGCGGCTGCACATGCACGCGCGCCTTGTCGTTCAGGCACGACGCCACCACCTCGGCGCCCAGCGCCTGGGCAGTACGCGCGCAGGCCCAGGCGATGCTGCGGTCGTTGGCCAGGCCCAGCACCAGCCCTTTCTTGCCTTGCAGGGTGAACAAGGCGGTGTCCCTTTGCATACTCGTACTCTCTGTATTGATGCGTGTCAAAACCAATTATTGTGCAGCGCAGCAAGACAAGCAGATGACGGTGCGCAGACGTTCAATCTGTCCGCACGGCCGCCACCGTCACAGCACGCCGTAACGCCTGGCAAGCTGGCGCACGCTGCGTTGCATGGCCGCGCGCAGCGGTGGCGGGCCCAGCACTTCGGCCTCATCGCCCAGCGCCAGCACGGCGCAAGTGCCCTGTTCGATCGACTCCACCGGCAGCAGGGCTTCGAGCCAGTCCTTGTGGCGCCCTCGGCCTGGCTGCGCGCGCGGCACCGCCACCCAGCGCGTGCGCGTGTTGTCCAGCCACACCCGCGCCCGGGGCGACAAGCGCACATGGGCTTGCAGCACCGCGCGTTCGGCTTCGAAGCGTTGCGTGGCCGCACGCCAATACGTCGCCAGATCGAATCGGCGCTTGCGCTTGACGCGCAAATCCTCCTGCAACTGCACCGCCTGCATGCTGGACACGCGGAAGGTGCGCGGCTCATCCTCACCCGCGCGCGTGGCCACCAAGTACCAGACGCCCGCTTTCAGCACCAGGCCCAGCGGCGCCAGCACCTGCCATTGGAGCTGGCGCCAGCTTTGGTAATGCACCCGGATGCAGCAGCCACGCCAGACCGCATCGGCCACCGGACGCAGCCAGGGCGGCTCGTCTTCTGCGCGGTACCAGTCCATGGGGTCGATGTGCAGCCGGGCCGCTGCCGCGCTGGCCTTGCCGCGGTCGGCGGCTCCGAGGCTCGCCAACAATTTGCGGCCGGCACTGGCGGCGTCGGCACCCAGGCCGAGCTGCGTGGCCGCGCTGGGCAACCCCGCCAGCACCAAGGCGTGCGCCTCGGCTTCGGTCAGGCCCGTGAGGCTGGTGCTCCAGCCCGCGCGCAATTGAAAACCGCCTTCACGCCCACGTTCAGCGTAGAGCGGCACACCGGCGGCCGACAGCTCATCCACATCGCGCAGGATGGTGCGCACCGACACTTCCAGCCGCCGCGCCAGCTCAGGCGCCGTCAGCCGCCCCTGGGCTTGCAGCAGCAGCAGAATCGACAGCAAACGGCTGGCTTTCATGGGAATGCGCCTGAAACATGACAGATTTTGTCATGTTACG belongs to Ottowia testudinis and includes:
- a CDS encoding PLP-dependent aminotransferase family protein, which encodes MHPAPARTLSSQLAERFAERIRDRLLAPGTRLPSVRQCAAQHEVSPSTVVAAYDQLLAQGLVDARRHRGFYVRDWARKPPSALAGSARAAIDSAASTDPAEARRRNAPISAATLMRGMFHSDSRRPQPGMGVLPPDWLDNDFMASALRRTTAGKGLHDATVRYGDPQGDAELRRVLAERLASQGIGAAPAQIITTIGATQALDIVSRTLLKPGDTVMVEDPGWSVEFARLGALGMRMLPVPRGADGPDLAVMARYCEAHAGSTEAPRLFVSVSVLHNPTGYSLSPASAHRLLQLAQRHDFHIVEDDTYHHLAPEHATRLAQLDGLQRTVYVSGFAKILAPAWRVGFLAAPPGLVEPLLDTKLLATLTTPSLLERALAQCIEQGQLRRHAERVRTRLDAARSRSVRLAQAAGCTFVAEPAGLFGWIDTGVDTDQLALRLLDEGYMIAPGALFHANRAPSTRMRINFATTQEAAFWQAFERVRDALGRG
- the fabI gene encoding enoyl-ACP reductase FabI, with product MQRDTALFTLQGKKGLVLGLANDRSIAWACARTAQALGAEVVASCLNDKARVHVQPLTDAAHMPLINCDVEQPGALEALVAEAVQRLGRIDFVIHSIAWAPLADLHGPVVDSSGEGFARAMRVSCHSFAHLARVVTPHMTAGGSLITMSYLGAQEAVPHYGLMGPVKAALESLVRYMAMELGRQGVRVHAVSPGPILTRAASGIQDFDQLMASAEHKAPLGRLVQLDEIAHLSTFLCMDAASGMTGQTIYVDGGCHAVD
- a CDS encoding helix-turn-helix transcriptional regulator, with product MKASRLLSILLLLQAQGRLTAPELARRLEVSVRTILRDVDELSAAGVPLYAERGREGGFQLRAGWSTSLTGLTEAEAHALVLAGLPSAATQLGLGADAASAGRKLLASLGAADRGKASAAAARLHIDPMDWYRAEDEPPWLRPVADAVWRGCCIRVHYQSWRQLQWQVLAPLGLVLKAGVWYLVATRAGEDEPRTFRVSSMQAVQLQEDLRVKRKRRFDLATYWRAATQRFEAERAVLQAHVRLSPRARVWLDNTRTRWVAVPRAQPGRGRHKDWLEALLPVESIEQGTCAVLALGDEAEVLGPPPLRAAMQRSVRQLARRYGVL